A single region of the Plutella xylostella chromosome 7, ilPluXylo3.1, whole genome shotgun sequence genome encodes:
- the LOC105390898 gene encoding tyrosine-protein kinase receptor Tie-1-like → MLNRVLPITWYFADAWQFNRGRALLLDRLGHGHFGRVYSAEAVFKGKHGKTRHQVAVKTVMADAPASAVTDLVHEMEIMKRLGQHPHVVQLIGCCTDTSPIFLIMELLKETLHEYLRRVHSLKYYELPADHEQRASSQQLLSYGRQVALGMKYVSGQGIIHRDLACRNVLLSEDGVCKIGDFGLSRDVNKEDIYVRQTNMALPIRWMAPESLTVGETSVKSDVWSFGVLLWELSTLGATPYPGKSVDKARQMISSGQHMERPTSCLPDLYSVMQQCWRLAPEERADFCACAARLDQLLENNTDYLLLEDVPAEYFADLK, encoded by the exons ATGTTGAACCGCGTGTTGCCAATAACTTGGTACTTCGCGGACGCGTGGCAGTTCAACCGCGGGCGCGCGCTGCTGCTGGACCGCCTCGGACACGGACACTTCGGCCGAGTGTACTCCGCTGAGGCTGTGTTTAAAGGGAAAC ACGGCAAAACGCGGCACCAAGTGGCAGTGAAGACGGTGATGGCGGACGCCCCGGCGAGCGCGGTCACCGACCTCGTGCATGAGATGGAGATCATGAAGAGGCTCGGGCAGCACCCGCATGTCGTGCAGCTGATAGGATGCTGTACTGATACG TCACCAATCTTCTTGATAATGGAGTTGCTGAAAGAGACACTACATGAGTACCTGCGCCGGGTGCATTCTCTGAAGTACTACGAGCTGCCGGCTGACCACGAGCAGAGAGCCTCGTCGCAGCAGCTGCTGAGCTACGGCCGCCAGGTGGCCTTGGGGATGAAGTATGTTAGCGGGCAGGGG ATTATCCACAGAGACCTGGCTTGTAGAAATGTGCTGTTGTCCGAAGATGGTGTCTGCAAGATCGGGGACTTCGGTCTGTCCCGTGACGTGAATAAAGAAGACATTTACGTGCGACAGACTAACATGGCGTTACCAATTAG GTGGATGGCTCCAGAGTCGCTGACTGTTGGAGAGACGAGTGTCAAGTCAGATGTTTGGAGCTTCGGAGTGCTGCTGTGGGAACTATCCACTCTGGGCGCCACCCCCTACCCTGGCAAGAGTGTTGATAAGGCACGACAAATG ATCAGTTCCGGCCAGCACATGGAACGTCCGACCAGCTGTCTCCCAGACCTGTACTCTGTGATGCAGCAGTGCTGGAGGCTGGCCCCGGAGGAGAGAGCAGACTTCTGCGCATGCGCCGCCCGCCTGGATCAACTGCTGGAGAATAATACGGATTATTTGCTTCTGGAAGATGTGCCGGCCGAGTATTTTGCTGATTTGAAATAG